AACCGCGCCGTAGTGAATGTTGAAGAACTGCTCCGCGACATTTTGCAGGAAGTCAGCGTCTTCACCGCCAAGCGCGGGCAGCGTCTGACCTTGACGGTCAGCGGCGATGTGCGCATCGAGGGGGACGCCCACAAACTTAACCTGTCCTTGCTCAACGTCATCCAAAACGCCATCAAATTCACGCCCGACGGCGGCGAGATTTTCATTACGGCGACGGGCGATACGGAGTCCGTCACCGTCGAGGTCGTGGACACAGGAATTGGTATTGAAGCGCAGGACCTGCCTTACATTTTTGACCGGTTTTATACTGGACGCGATACCTCGCGGCACTCGTCCGGCCGGTTTGAGTTCAATACCCGTGGAACTGGCCTTGGCCTGACCATCGCCAAAAGCTACATCACCGCTCATGGCGGCCTGATCGAAGCTGCTTCTGAGGGTCCCGGGCGGGGCAGCCGCTTTACCATCACTTTGCCGCGTGTTCCGGGAAGCGAAGCCGACACCCGAATTACGATGTCGATTGCCAAAATTGGGAGTTGATCGCCGCCCATCAAATGTGTGGACGCTACACACTCGCCACGCCTCAACCCGAGCTGCTACGTCGCTTTGGTTTAGACAGCGCACGGATCGAAGTCCGCCCGCGCTACAACATCGCTCCGACCCAGTTGGTGGCGGTCGTCTTCAATGACGCGCCGCGAACCCTTGACGCTGCGCGCTGGGGATTGATCCCAGCGTGGCGAAAGGAACCAACCGGTCCACCGCTCATCAACGCGCGCGCCGAGACGCTGCGCCTTAAGCCGTCCTTTCGTGAAAGCTTTCGCCATCGTCGCTGCTGGGTGCTGTGCGACGGCTTTTATGAGTGGCGTAAAAACTCTGACGGTACGACAACCCCGTTTCGCGCCGTGCTGTCCACCGGCGGCCCGTTTGCGCTGGCCGGTTTGTGGGACGAGCGACCCGCCGCCGATGGGACACCGCAGCGTTCCTGTACAGTGGTCACCACACAGGCTAATCCGCTGCTGGCCACCTTACACGAGCGCATGCCGGTCATTTTGACGCCCGCTGAGGAACGCGCTTGGCTTGAAGCGACCGACCTTGACGCGCTTGAAAGACTGCTACGGCCCTATCCGGCCGAAGCGATGCGCGTGTACCCGGTGTCGCGCGCCGTCAACATCGTTGCCAATGACGATCCAACGCTCGTTGCGCCCATCGCGCTAGAGCCACATCAAACCGCCTTGTTTTGATCGAGTGACTGCTTGGCGAACGGCCGTTGACGCGCCTCCGGATGACGACGACGATAGCGAATGCCTTGCGCCTCGGCGCGTCAATCCTGCGTCAACTGGAAGGAAGTTAGTCCTATGCTCCCAACTGCGGCTTCGTATTCGATTGCCTCGATCCTTGATCATCACGCCGTTCATCGTCCTCACCGGACGGCGGTTATCGCCGGGCCGACCCGTCTGACCTACGCCCAGCTGGCGGCCGCCGCCAATCAGATCGCCAACGGCTTACGTGCGCGTGGGATTCAGCCTGGTGACCATGTAGCGTTGTCCTGTCCGAACCTTGCTTATTTCCCGATGGCGTTTTTCGGCATTTTGAAGGCGGGCGCGGTTGTCGTGCCGCTCAACGTTCTGCTCAAACCGCGTGAGATCGCCTATCACCTCAATGACTGTGACGCCAAGGCGCTGCTGTGCTTTGAGGGTACGCCGGAGTTGCCTATGGCGCAGATGGCGCAAGCAGCGCTGCCGGAAGCGAAGCTCTGTGAAA
The Chloracidobacterium sp. DNA segment above includes these coding regions:
- a CDS encoding SOS response-associated peptidase, translating into MCGRYTLATPQPELLRRFGLDSARIEVRPRYNIAPTQLVAVVFNDAPRTLDAARWGLIPAWRKEPTGPPLINARAETLRLKPSFRESFRHRRCWVLCDGFYEWRKNSDGTTTPFRAVLSTGGPFALAGLWDERPAADGTPQRSCTVVTTQANPLLATLHERMPVILTPAEERAWLEATDLDALERLLRPYPAEAMRVYPVSRAVNIVANDDPTLVAPIALEPHQTALF